The Paenibacillus sp. FSL R7-0345 DNA segment TTGTTTATACATTTTATTCTTCATAAAAACAGGCCTATGCGTATTCTGCATGGGCCTGTCCAACTCAGTCTGGTCTTTATTTTACAGCAGCTTCCCACTTGCAGCGCACAGGGGACACAATGGCATTTTCCTTCTTCAGCTCAGTAAAAGCTTTGTCTACCGCCTTGCGTTCCAGTCCGGAGAGCTTCTCGACCTCACCAGCGCTGAGCGGTGTTGCCGATGCTTTGATAATGTCCAGCACTTGTTCTTTTACGCTCATGAATGCCACGTCCTTATTCAATATTTTAGTTGAAAGAATGACTTCTTAGATTTGTAGTATAGAAGAGGCGGGAGAGAAGTGCAGTGACTTTTATCGAATCAGGCGGTTATTTTTATATAAATAGATTTACAGTAGTATCCAAAAGTGATATCATAATTATATCAAATACATATCTTGTGGAGGTGCTTTTATGAAGGAGAAAATTTTGCGTCCGGTAAGCGGGTTTTGGGTCATTGCACTGATTGTGGTCTGTCTGGCAGGCGGGATCTACGGGGGAGCCCAGGAATATGTTGCAGTGCCGGTTCTTCTTTTCTTAGTTGCCGCTGTTCTGTGCACAAGCATCACGATCGTCCAGCCCAATAAGTCGGTTGTGGTTACTTTCTTTGGGCAATATGTCGGAACGATTGTAAAAAGCGGGATGTATGCGGTTATTCCGTTCAGTATCCGTAAAACCGTGTCGCTGCGGGTACGTAACTTCAACAGCGTCAAGCTAAAGGTAAATGATGTGGAAGGGAATCCGATCGAAATTGCGGCAGTAATTGTATTCAAGGTTATCAATTCTGCCAAGGCACTGTTTGATGTAGATAAATATATGGCGTTTGTGGAAATTCAGAGTGAGACGGCGCTCCGTCATGTAGCAAGCAAATACCCTTATGATAATTTTAATGAATCAGGGATGTCACTGCGGGCTAATGCCGACGAGATTGCCAAAGAGCTGGCTGTAGAGTTGCAGGAGCGACTGTCCTTGTCCGGGGTGGAAGTCATTGAGGCACGGCTGACCCATCTGGCGTATTCTACAGAGATTGCCAGCACAATGCTCCAGCGCCAGCAGGCTTCGGCGATTCTTTCAGCACGGCAGATCATTGTAGAAGGTGCTGTCGGCATGGTGGACATGGCGATCCGCCAGCTTAAAGAAAACGGCGTGGTTGAGCTTGATGAAGAACGCAAGGCGGCAATGATCAATAATCTGATGGTGGCCATTGTGTCGGAGCGCGGAGCGAGCCCGGTTATTAACGCCGGATCGTTGTACTAGGGGATGATAAATCATGGCGGCCAAAAAGAGCTTTCCGCTGCGGATTGATCCGGAGCTGTATGAAGCGCTGGAGCGTTGGGCGGGAGAGGAATTTCGCAGCGTAAACGGACACATTGAATATTTGCTGCGTGAGTCTTTGAAGCGCGCGGGCCGCTTGCCGGGAAAAAAACGCCGGGAAGAGGAGTAATCGGGCTGGAGGCTTGACTGAAGCAGCACACAGCTTTATAATTACTGCATAATTCACGTTAACAGCGTCGACAAAGATATGGATCGTTGATTCAGGACCGCTTCAGAGAGAGGGAACTCAGGCTGCAATTTCCTCCGGTATCCGGCTTCCGATTTACCCCTTTGTAGCTGCGGTTATGAACTCCCGGCCGGCTCTGCGCCAGTCACGGGATAGTAAGCACCGCCGGTTCATGGCCGTTATTCCCATGCTGATGAAGGATTCTTGTCTTAGAATCGAATTTGGGTGGAACCACGGGTGCAATCACTCGTCCCTATGCGGGACGGGTGTTTTTTGTATGCGTGAATGATTCCCGTCCGCCATTCAAACGCCCTGAGCGGGCCAGCTACCAACCAATAGGAGGAACAACAATGTCAGTTAGTATTAAGCTTCCGGACGGATCGGTCCGGGAATATGAGAATGGAAGCACGATCGACGATGTAGCGGCATCGATCAGCAGCGGCCTGCGCAAGAATGCAGCGGCAGGCAAGCTGAACGGGATTGTCGTTGACCTGTCGACAGCGCTTGAGGAAGGCGCACTCATCGAGATCGTTACGCTGGATTCGCCGGAAGGTCTGGAGGTTATGCGTCACAGTACAGCCCACCTGATGGCTCAGGCGACCAGACGTTTGTTCGGCGCCAAGGAAGTCAAGCTGGGTGTCGGTCCGGTTATTGAGGATGGCTTCTACTATGATATGGATCTGGAGCACCCGCTCAATCCCGAGGATCTGCTGAAGATCGAGAAGGAAATGGAACGTATCATTAATGAGAACCTGCCGATTGTCCGCAAGGAGGTCAGCCGCAAGGAAGCGCTGGATATTTTCGGTGAGCTCGGTGATCCGTACAAGCTGGAGCTGATCGAGGCTCTGCCGGAAGACAGCGTGATTTCGATCTATGAACAGGGAGAATTCTTTGACCTGTGCCGTGGTCCGCATGTGCCGTCCACTTCCAAGATCAAAGTATTCAAGCTGATGAATGTTGCCGGCGCTTACTGGCGCGGTGACAGCAAGAACAAGATGCTGCAGCGCGTATACGGTACTGCCTGGATCAAGAAGGCCCAGCTGGACGAACATCTCCGTCTCCTGGAGGAAGCGAAGAAGCGCGATCACCGGAAGCTTGGGAAAGAGCTGGAAATCTTCACCTTCAATCAGCTGGTTGGACAAGGCCTGCCGATCTGGCTGCCTAAGGGAGCCAAGCTGCGCAGCATTCTGGAGCGTTATATTGTCGATCTGGAAGCCAGCCTCGGCTACCAGCATGTATACACTCCTGTGCTTGGTAACGTAGAGCTGTACAAAACCTCGGGTCACTGGGAGCACTATCAGGAAGACATGTTCCCTAAGATGGTTATCGATACTGAAGAATTCGTATTGCGCCCGATGAACTGTCCGCATCACATGATGATCTATAAGAGCTCGATGCACAGCTACCGCGACCTGCCGATCCGTATTGCCGAGCTCGGCACCATGCACCGCTATGAAATGTCCGGCGCATTGACCGGTCTGCACCGTGTGCGTTCCATGACGCTGAATGATTCTCATATCTTCTGCCGTCTGGACCAGATCAAGAGCGAATTCAAACGCGTGCTAGAGCTGATCAAGCAGGTGTACAGCGACTTCGGAATTCATGATTACCGTTTCCGACTGTCCTACCGTGATCCGCAGGATACTGAAAAATACTTCCAGAACGATGAAATGTGGGAGACTGCACAGCGTATGCTGCGCGAGGTAGCGGAAGAAGCCGGTCTGCCGTTCTTTGAAGCGGAGGGCGAAGCAGCATTCTACGGACCTAAGCTGGATGTGCAGATCCGTACCGCGCTTGGCAAAGAAGAAACGCTGTCCACTGTACAGATCGACTTCCTGCTGCCTGAACGCTTCGAGCTGGAGTATGTCGGAGACGATGGAAACAAGCACCGTCCGGTTGTACTACACCGCGGTATTCTGGGTACGATGGAACGTTTCGTAGCGTTCCTGCTGGAGAACTTTGCCGGCTCCCTTCCACTGTGGCTGTCGCCGCAGCAGGTTAAGATTATTCCTGTATCGTCCGCTTTTGATGATTATGCCAAGGATGTTGAAGCGAAGCTGCAGAGAAGCGGAATCCGCGCTGAAGTCGATCTGCGTAACGAGAAGCTCGGCTATAAGATCCGTGAAGCCCAGCTGGAGAAGCTTCCGTATATGTTTGTAGTCGGCGAGAATGAGATGAATGCCGGCACCGTATCGGTCCGCAAACGCGGAGAAGGCGATATTGGTGCTAAGCCGCTCGAAGAAGTAGTAGAGCTGCTCAGCAAGGAAATTTCCGGCCGCGTTATTTAATGTAAAGCCTGACCTGATAGCCTCTGACATATGCCGCGTGAAGCTGTACACCAACACTTCATGTATAAAATTTTGTGAAACGGGAAACCTTCGCTAATAGGGGGAGGTTTATCAAATGAACAAAATGGGCTTATGCCAGAGGTTTTGGTGTCTTATGGTAACGGTAGTGCTTGTATCGACAGTAGCGGGTATCTATCCGGACAACCGGACCGGGTCCGCCCGGGCCAGCGGAATTATGGACATTGCAGGCCAGCTAAACAACGGCACAATAAAGGCAGATGAATTTCAAAATAAACAAGGCGCGTCCTTTTTTACAGGCATCAGCGGAAATACTCAGCCGGAGGTGCAGACCACCGGACGGGCCATCGTATATTCCCAGGAAGCTTACTTTACAGGAGCGTCCCAGCTCGGAGGTACTTCCCGGTCGAAGCAGCCGGTGAAAGCGCCAGTGCCGCAGGCCACGGCTGCACCACAGGCAACAGAAGCACCGGCCGCCAAGAAACCGGACACAGCTGTTAAGCAGACAGCCTCGGTTCCTGTCGCAGCACCGGCGCCGGAGCAGATCATCACTTCAATGAAGGTTACAGCGACCGGCTATACGGCAGGTTACGAATCGACAGGCAAGACAGCCAAGCATCCGCAATACGGCATTACTTACTCAGGCGTTAAAGTGCGCAGGGACAAAAATGCGGTATCCACCATTGCCGCAGACCCGAAGGTTCTGCCGCTGGGCAGCATACTCTACATTCCTGGTTACGGTTATGCGGTCGTTGCTGACACAGGCTCTGCCATCAAAGGACGTAAAATTGACTTGTATTTTGCCACCACCAAGCAGGTGTACAAGGAGTGGGGTAAAAAGACGGTTACGGTTCAGCTGATCAAACGCGGTAACGGAAAATGTACGGAGAGCATGCTGAAGGATTTGGGCAAGGCGATTCAGACCTACAAGACGGTTCCGCAGGACCTGCTGGAGGAAATAATCTAAGGCCGGCTTCAGCCGGCATGAATGTTTGAAATGTTTTTCACTTGCAGATGCATAATACAGTCCCTCACCTGCCATAATATCGACTGGGGTACATCGAGTGCCCTTAACGATAACATTCAGGAGGTGACATCCAGTGGCTAAAAAACCAAAGGTAGTAGAAAACTACAAAACACCGAATGAAAAATACAATGCTGAGTTTGCTGTTGAAAATGACGGCGCAGCAAAGCAGGGTACGGTTGTAAAACCGGTACAGAAACCGCAGCAGTAATGCTGTGAATATTCAGGAAACACCGATATGCTAACAAACTGGACTGTTCCGATTTGCCCGGATAATGGGCGCCGGAGCAGTCCTTTTTCTTTTTTACCTTAAATGGATCATTCGGACTTTAATTCCTTATAATTC contains these protein-coding regions:
- a CDS encoding transcriptional regulator — protein: MSVKEQVLDIIKASATPLSAGEVEKLSGLERKAVDKAFTELKKENAIVSPVRCKWEAAVK
- a CDS encoding SPFH domain-containing protein; the protein is MKEKILRPVSGFWVIALIVVCLAGGIYGGAQEYVAVPVLLFLVAAVLCTSITIVQPNKSVVVTFFGQYVGTIVKSGMYAVIPFSIRKTVSLRVRNFNSVKLKVNDVEGNPIEIAAVIVFKVINSAKALFDVDKYMAFVEIQSETALRHVASKYPYDNFNESGMSLRANADEIAKELAVELQERLSLSGVEVIEARLTHLAYSTEIASTMLQRQQASAILSARQIIVEGAVGMVDMAIRQLKENGVVELDEERKAAMINNLMVAIVSERGASPVINAGSLY
- a CDS encoding Arc family DNA-binding protein gives rise to the protein MAAKKSFPLRIDPELYEALERWAGEEFRSVNGHIEYLLRESLKRAGRLPGKKRREEE
- a CDS encoding 3D domain-containing protein — encoded protein: MNKMGLCQRFWCLMVTVVLVSTVAGIYPDNRTGSARASGIMDIAGQLNNGTIKADEFQNKQGASFFTGISGNTQPEVQTTGRAIVYSQEAYFTGASQLGGTSRSKQPVKAPVPQATAAPQATEAPAAKKPDTAVKQTASVPVAAPAPEQIITSMKVTATGYTAGYESTGKTAKHPQYGITYSGVKVRRDKNAVSTIAADPKVLPLGSILYIPGYGYAVVADTGSAIKGRKIDLYFATTKQVYKEWGKKTVTVQLIKRGNGKCTESMLKDLGKAIQTYKTVPQDLLEEII
- the thrS gene encoding threonine--tRNA ligase, whose translation is MSVSIKLPDGSVREYENGSTIDDVAASISSGLRKNAAAGKLNGIVVDLSTALEEGALIEIVTLDSPEGLEVMRHSTAHLMAQATRRLFGAKEVKLGVGPVIEDGFYYDMDLEHPLNPEDLLKIEKEMERIINENLPIVRKEVSRKEALDIFGELGDPYKLELIEALPEDSVISIYEQGEFFDLCRGPHVPSTSKIKVFKLMNVAGAYWRGDSKNKMLQRVYGTAWIKKAQLDEHLRLLEEAKKRDHRKLGKELEIFTFNQLVGQGLPIWLPKGAKLRSILERYIVDLEASLGYQHVYTPVLGNVELYKTSGHWEHYQEDMFPKMVIDTEEFVLRPMNCPHHMMIYKSSMHSYRDLPIRIAELGTMHRYEMSGALTGLHRVRSMTLNDSHIFCRLDQIKSEFKRVLELIKQVYSDFGIHDYRFRLSYRDPQDTEKYFQNDEMWETAQRMLREVAEEAGLPFFEAEGEAAFYGPKLDVQIRTALGKEETLSTVQIDFLLPERFELEYVGDDGNKHRPVVLHRGILGTMERFVAFLLENFAGSLPLWLSPQQVKIIPVSSAFDDYAKDVEAKLQRSGIRAEVDLRNEKLGYKIREAQLEKLPYMFVVGENEMNAGTVSVRKRGEGDIGAKPLEEVVELLSKEISGRVI